The following are from one region of the Clostridiisalibacter paucivorans DSM 22131 genome:
- a CDS encoding glycosyl hydrolase family 18 protein yields the protein MKKIIIILIIAIAIGAGTFVVIKNMNEVTEPAFYRMDEPSIIVKTNDDIKEYMGREHIRMDNDHIYVSREILENDLGININYNLDHDIAVMTTLDDVIRFYGEQGKIKLNQDITEDISEMLVTEDTVMFPIDALKDYINIEYREVDNVDRVVMWDIFSNKKMAKVNGKTKIKEGRSFWTDNLGIISDENNVEIISEEGPWAKVITEGGIIGYVKEDKLKDINEIGGVKRQEKTPIWKPESGKIILTWEQVHSRNPNTDKINHMEGVNVISPTWLSLKDASGDISKKISKDYMKWAKGRDYKVWVLFSNSFNPDLTDKFLNNPIAREKAINDLVSTLTNIGADGINIDFENVYLKNKEILVQFVRELTPIMHKNGLVVSMDVTIKGGSDNWSKFYDRKAIGEVVDYVALMTYDEHWAASPISGSVASIGWVENGVKGLLEDVPEEKLLLGVPLYTRLWTETPSTEEPNKMVVKSRAFGMERVKEIMEKENIVKLWDDEAGQYYVVYIEDGAVHKIWVEDGKSIELKSELINKYNLAGIATWSRGFETTDIWHVIDRIIN from the coding sequence ATGAAAAAAATAATTATAATATTGATTATAGCAATAGCAATTGGAGCAGGAACTTTTGTTGTAATAAAGAATATGAATGAAGTAACAGAGCCTGCATTTTATAGGATGGACGAGCCTTCAATAATTGTTAAAACAAATGATGATATAAAGGAATACATGGGCAGGGAGCATATAAGAATGGACAATGACCATATATATGTAAGTAGAGAAATATTGGAAAATGATTTGGGAATAAATATAAATTACAATTTGGATCATGATATTGCAGTTATGACCACATTAGATGATGTTATAAGATTTTATGGTGAACAGGGAAAGATAAAACTAAATCAGGATATAACAGAGGACATATCTGAAATGCTAGTTACAGAGGATACAGTTATGTTCCCCATAGATGCATTAAAGGATTACATCAATATTGAGTATAGAGAGGTAGATAATGTAGATAGGGTGGTTATGTGGGATATATTTTCAAATAAAAAGATGGCTAAAGTGAATGGTAAAACAAAAATAAAAGAAGGTAGAAGCTTTTGGACTGACAATTTAGGAATAATTTCTGATGAAAATAATGTAGAGATAATATCCGAGGAAGGGCCATGGGCAAAGGTAATTACCGAGGGAGGCATAATAGGATACGTAAAAGAGGATAAATTAAAGGATATAAATGAGATAGGAGGGGTGAAAAGACAAGAAAAAACACCTATATGGAAGCCTGAATCTGGAAAAATCATATTGACATGGGAACAGGTTCATAGTAGAAATCCCAATACTGATAAGATAAATCATATGGAAGGAGTAAATGTCATTTCTCCTACTTGGCTTAGCTTAAAGGATGCATCAGGGGATATTTCTAAAAAGATTAGTAAAGACTACATGAAATGGGCCAAAGGAAGGGATTATAAGGTATGGGTGTTATTTTCTAACTCTTTTAATCCAGATTTGACCGATAAATTTTTAAATAATCCCATAGCAAGAGAAAAGGCCATAAATGATTTAGTTAGTACGCTAACTAATATTGGTGCTGATGGTATAAATATTGACTTTGAGAATGTATATTTAAAGAATAAAGAGATCTTAGTACAATTTGTCAGGGAATTAACCCCCATAATGCATAAAAATGGATTAGTGGTATCTATGGATGTAACTATAAAGGGTGGCAGTGACAATTGGTCTAAATTTTATGATAGGAAGGCCATAGGAGAGGTAGTAGATTACGTGGCATTGATGACATATGATGAACACTGGGCAGCAAGTCCTATAAGTGGTTCTGTGGCGTCTATTGGATGGGTGGAAAATGGAGTAAAGGGTCTTTTAGAGGATGTACCTGAAGAAAAATTACTATTGGGGGTACCACTATATACAAGGTTATGGACAGAGACACCATCCACTGAGGAGCCCAATAAAATGGTAGTAAAATCTAGGGCATTCGGCATGGAAAGAGTGAAAGAGATTATGGAAAAGGAAAATATAGTAAAACTGTGGGATGATGAAGCAGGACAATATTATGTTGTATATATAGAGGATGGGGCAGTCCATAAGATATGGGTAGAAGATGGTAAGTCTATTGAACTCAAATCTGAACTTATAAATAAATACAATTTAGCAGGAATAGCCACATGGAGCAGGGGATTTGAAACTACTGATATCTGGCATGTAATAGATAGAATTATAAATTAG